In one Oscillospiraceae bacterium genomic region, the following are encoded:
- a CDS encoding dihydroorotate dehydrogenase electron transfer subunit, whose amino-acid sequence MAISEVINAEILGKKEIAKDIFEFIIDADNKLGKAKAGQFIHLKCDNSVFLRRPISISEIKNNTLRFIFQIRGKGTLALSKFKVGDKLNILGPLGNGFSVDKEYKNPVVIGGGIGIYPLLETAKKTGADAILGFRNKDFVTLEEDFKKVCKNVYITTDDGSYVRKGLVTDVLKEVIKEKEVDAIFACGPMPMLKAVKEIAEENNIFLEVSLEERMGCGIGACLCCATPVKDSELEEGYTYAHVCSHGPVFNADEVIL is encoded by the coding sequence ATGGCTATAAGCGAAGTTATAAATGCCGAAATACTTGGTAAAAAAGAAATTGCAAAAGATATTTTTGAATTTATCATTGATGCTGATAACAAACTTGGAAAAGCAAAAGCAGGGCAGTTTATTCACTTAAAGTGCGATAATTCGGTTTTTTTAAGAAGACCTATAAGTATCTCGGAAATAAAAAACAATACTTTAAGATTTATTTTCCAGATAAGAGGTAAAGGAACTTTAGCCTTATCAAAATTTAAAGTAGGCGACAAACTTAATATTTTAGGTCCATTGGGAAATGGATTTTCAGTAGATAAAGAGTATAAAAACCCTGTTGTAATTGGTGGAGGTATTGGTATATACCCACTTCTTGAAACTGCTAAGAAAACAGGTGCAGATGCAATTTTAGGCTTCAGAAACAAGGATTTTGTTACACTTGAAGAAGATTTTAAGAAAGTTTGCAAAAATGTTTATATTACTACTGATGATGGCAGTTACGTAAGAAAAGGTCTTGTTACAGATGTTTTAAAAGAAGTGATAAAAGAAAAAGAGGTAGATGCAATATTTGCCTGCGGACCGATGCCTATGCTTAAAGCAGTAAAAGAAATAGCTGAAGAAAATAATATATTTTTGGAAGTATCTTTAGAAGAAAGAATGGGATGTGGGATAGGTGCCTGCCTTTGCTGTGCAACACCTGTTAAAGACAGTGAACTTGAAGAAGGCTATACTTATGCGCATGTATGCAGTCACGGGCCCGTATTTAATGCAGATGAGGTGATATTATAA
- a CDS encoding hydantoinase B/oxoprolinase family protein, translating to MKKINPVTLEIISNAVTSIAEQMGVILAKTGYSTNIKERKDLSVAVFSPEGKLLSLAQHIPLHFSSLSGAIDVLLKKYKPEEIYDGDVFIANDPYTGGGSHLPDIVLVKPVFYKGKLAAFMVNTGHHADRSRKGTTIYDEGLRIPLVKLYNKGEIVSDVLELIMLNFQMKYERKGDLNAQIITNQFGAEKFAELIDKIGFDTYEAFCKKWLEYGEKKARKAIEDLPDGEYLFEDYMDDDGIGGESVLIKLKLIVKGDNITFDFTGSSPQNKGPHNCVECALKATVYYSLMAILDHTIPANSGFFDSINVVAKEGSIVCASEPAPTSDRESTTQRIADVIFGAFSKINPEMVTAAGNGAMSYFSFSGYDKRTEQPYVYVETIGGGSGARFNKDGLDAVHVHMTNTSNLPVEALEMEYPLMVEKYALSENSCGAGKYRGGLGIIRTIKITSDSSDTMLVSASTERSKIRPWGLAGGKSGGNASIKIYRDNETILDNPKPRNIQLKENDVIEMITAGAGGYGDVSMRDKSILEKELREGIIDENWLKEAGCLD from the coding sequence ATGAAGAAGATAAATCCTGTTACTTTAGAAATAATTTCAAATGCTGTTACTTCTATAGCAGAGCAGATGGGTGTTATACTTGCAAAAACGGGTTACAGCACAAACATCAAAGAACGAAAAGATCTATCGGTGGCTGTTTTCAGTCCTGAGGGCAAACTTCTTTCTCTTGCGCAGCATATTCCCTTGCATTTTAGTTCATTATCGGGCGCGATTGACGTGCTTTTAAAAAAATATAAGCCGGAAGAAATATATGACGGAGATGTTTTTATAGCTAATGACCCTTATACAGGGGGAGGTTCTCATTTACCTGATATTGTTTTAGTAAAACCTGTTTTCTATAAAGGGAAACTTGCAGCATTTATGGTTAACACCGGACATCACGCCGACAGGAGCAGAAAAGGAACTACAATTTATGACGAGGGTCTTAGAATTCCTCTTGTCAAACTATATAATAAAGGTGAAATTGTCAGTGATGTTTTAGAACTTATTATGCTTAATTTTCAGATGAAATATGAGCGTAAAGGGGACTTGAATGCTCAGATTATAACCAATCAATTCGGTGCCGAAAAATTTGCGGAACTGATTGATAAAATTGGTTTTGATACATATGAAGCATTTTGTAAAAAATGGCTTGAATATGGCGAAAAAAAGGCTCGTAAGGCAATTGAGGATTTGCCTGACGGCGAATATCTTTTCGAAGACTATATGGATGATGACGGTATAGGCGGCGAAAGTGTTTTAATTAAACTTAAACTTATTGTTAAGGGCGATAACATTACATTTGATTTTACAGGTTCTTCGCCTCAGAACAAAGGCCCGCATAACTGCGTTGAATGTGCGCTTAAGGCGACTGTTTATTATTCTTTAATGGCTATACTCGATCACACAATTCCTGCAAATTCAGGGTTTTTTGACAGTATTAATGTAGTTGCAAAAGAGGGAAGTATAGTATGTGCGAGTGAACCTGCCCCAACTTCTGACCGTGAGTCCACTACACAACGAATAGCAGATGTAATTTTTGGCGCGTTTTCTAAAATAAATCCCGAAATGGTAACTGCTGCAGGAAATGGCGCAATGAGTTACTTTTCTTTTTCAGGATATGATAAGAGAACAGAACAGCCATATGTATATGTGGAAACAATTGGCGGAGGCAGCGGAGCACGGTTTAACAAAGATGGACTTGATGCTGTTCATGTGCATATGACAAACACTTCAAATCTTCCTGTAGAAGCACTGGAAATGGAATATCCTCTTATGGTTGAAAAATATGCTTTATCTGAAAATAGTTGTGGCGCAGGGAAATATCGTGGAGGTCTTGGTATAATAAGAACGATAAAAATTACTTCCGATAGTTCCGATACCATGCTCGTCAGCGCATCAACAGAACGAAGTAAAATTCGACCATGGGGACTGGCAGGCGGAAAAAGCGGGGGTAATGCCTCAATAAAAATATACAGAGATAACGAAACTATTCTTGATAATCCAAAACCAAGAAATATACAACTTAAGGAAAATGATGTTATCGAAATGATTACTGCCGGTGCCGGTGGATACGGAGATGTATCCATGCGTGATAAGAGTATTTTAGAAAAGGAATTAAGAGAAGGCATAATTGATGAAAACTGGCTAAAAGAGGCAGGATGCCTTGATTAA
- a CDS encoding hydantoinase/oxoprolinase family protein codes for MTIFMRRLFMNERKIRIGVDVGGTNTDICAIDEATGKLMVYKLPSSLFDQSAAVVEGINAIADEYGFCGSDVSRFIHGTTVATNAILEARGAKTALITTKGFRDLLEIGRQRRPDLYNLQTDKAPVLVSRDLRYEVNERIDYKGEVITEIDEEEIENIVKEIRDKGVEAIAIMLLNSYINPKNENKINKVIKKHFPQAFLTSSGDLSKQFREYERLCGTVINSFVGPEVKKYMNNLKKTLEKSDIHKIYINHSNGGLMSIDESVKYPVKTALSGPAAGVVGTRYITELIGEDNLITVDIGGTSTDISLVIDGKFESSDEKAISGYPVRIPSIDISTIGAGGGSIAWVDNGGVLKVGPQSAGSSPGPACYGQGGENPTITDARVVLGHLNNKTLLGGRLPIDAQLSKKAVQKIADIIGMGLTETARGIIQISNSNIVKEIKNVTVSKGYNPSELCLAAFGGSGPLHAAELIEEMSIKKALIPKTPGLLAAYGLLTENMRRDFVQTCVMNLSENCEKILIEQMEKLKEEADVWFEEENISEHLRKKSYFLDMRYKGQNYEIRVSVNENELSCAEKLIKTFKSAYERLYSFSTDDTVQIVNFGLSATGDIVYPVIKEDDYMGEDPKSAIIGTRKVYGDNGEACDYTLYDREKLHNGNIIYGPAIIEQMDSTTIVFPNQKATVDKYLNMIIERG; via the coding sequence ATGACTATATTTATGCGGAGGTTATTTATGAACGAACGAAAAATAAGAATCGGAGTTGATGTCGGGGGAACAAATACCGATATATGTGCTATCGATGAAGCAACTGGCAAACTAATGGTTTATAAATTGCCATCATCTCTTTTTGATCAGTCAGCGGCAGTTGTTGAAGGTATTAATGCTATAGCAGATGAATATGGATTTTGCGGTAGTGATGTAAGTCGCTTTATTCATGGAACAACTGTTGCAACAAATGCAATTCTGGAAGCCAGAGGTGCTAAAACCGCTCTTATTACAACAAAAGGGTTCAGAGATTTGCTCGAAATTGGGCGTCAGAGAAGACCGGATTTATACAATTTGCAAACAGATAAGGCACCTGTACTCGTAAGCCGTGATTTAAGATATGAAGTAAATGAACGCATAGATTATAAAGGTGAAGTTATAACTGAAATTGATGAGGAAGAAATCGAAAATATAGTAAAAGAAATTCGTGACAAAGGGGTAGAAGCCATTGCAATTATGCTTCTTAACTCATACATAAATCCTAAGAATGAAAATAAAATAAATAAGGTTATTAAAAAACATTTTCCACAAGCTTTTCTGACTTCTTCAGGGGATTTATCCAAACAGTTCAGAGAATATGAGCGTCTTTGTGGTACTGTTATAAATTCATTTGTAGGTCCTGAAGTTAAAAAATATATGAATAATCTGAAAAAGACACTAGAAAAATCAGATATTCACAAAATATATATAAATCACTCAAACGGTGGACTTATGTCCATTGATGAATCTGTTAAATATCCTGTTAAAACCGCATTATCCGGTCCGGCAGCAGGTGTTGTTGGAACGCGTTATATAACAGAACTGATAGGAGAGGACAATCTTATTACAGTTGATATAGGAGGAACAAGTACAGATATCAGTCTTGTAATTGACGGAAAATTTGAATCTTCAGATGAAAAGGCAATAAGCGGTTATCCTGTGCGAATTCCATCTATTGATATTTCTACCATAGGTGCAGGCGGAGGAAGTATTGCATGGGTAGATAACGGTGGCGTACTGAAGGTCGGACCTCAGAGCGCAGGCTCAAGTCCTGGACCTGCTTGTTATGGGCAAGGTGGAGAAAATCCGACAATTACTGATGCCAGAGTTGTATTGGGACATCTTAACAATAAAACTTTATTAGGCGGAAGATTGCCAATAGATGCGCAGCTGTCTAAAAAGGCAGTGCAGAAAATTGCTGATATTATCGGAATGGGATTAACTGAAACAGCAAGAGGTATTATTCAGATAAGTAATTCAAATATAGTAAAAGAAATTAAAAACGTTACTGTTTCAAAAGGTTATAATCCTTCTGAACTATGTCTTGCGGCATTTGGTGGTTCAGGTCCGCTGCATGCAGCAGAACTAATCGAAGAAATGTCAATAAAAAAAGCACTCATTCCTAAAACACCTGGTCTTCTTGCTGCTTATGGATTGTTAACAGAGAATATGCGCCGCGATTTTGTGCAGACATGTGTAATGAATTTGTCTGAAAATTGCGAAAAAATCCTGATAGAGCAAATGGAAAAACTAAAAGAAGAAGCGGACGTCTGGTTTGAAGAAGAAAACATCAGCGAACATCTTCGAAAGAAAAGTTATTTTCTTGATATGCGATATAAAGGTCAGAATTATGAAATTCGTGTATCAGTAAATGAAAATGAACTTTCATGCGCTGAAAAACTGATAAAAACTTTTAAATCGGCTTATGAACGTTTGTATTCTTTTAGTACCGATGATACCGTTCAGATTGTTAATTTTGGATTATCTGCAACCGGTGATATAGTTTATCCTGTTATCAAAGAAGATGATTATATGGGAGAAGATCCTAAGTCAGCCATTATAGGCACAAGAAAAGTATATGGTGACAATGGAGAAGCCTGCGATTATACCTTATATGACAGAGAAAAATTACATAATGGAAATATCATATACGGTCCTGCTATAATTGAACAGATGGACAGTACTACCATAGTGTTTCCAAATCAAAAGGCAACTGTTGACAAATATCTCAATATGATTATTGAGCGCGGGTAA
- the cls gene encoding cardiolipin synthase → MSFIPFYDYLLINKKDILEEKNETVRKNRDLILFNLINGESIFSKDNSLVLFTDAKEKYKSLFYDILNARHSVNIEYFIIRNDRLGRDFINLLCKKAKEGVKVNLLYDELGSFKTTMRMFRPLIEAGGNVCRFLGPIGVLRVNNRNHRKIAIIDGKIGYIGGMNIGLEYMGLKKPSPWRDTHLKITGSSVYSLQARFLNDLVNTNKGLSKENYNSFFPEYNFCGNKCMQIISSNPETKKEEIKLSFLKMINNAKKSIYIQTPYFVPDNSLKASLKMASLSGVDVRIMIPGKPDKKYIYYITLSHIEELLKCGVKFYIHDGFLHSKTIITDCEITSIGTSNFDIRSFSLNYEVNAFIYDKDFALTNINAFLKDVEKSTSLTYESFLKRSFLKKLCEKVLKIFSPFA, encoded by the coding sequence ATGAGTTTTATCCCCTTTTATGATTATTTACTTATAAACAAGAAAGATATTTTAGAAGAAAAAAACGAAACTGTAAGAAAAAATCGTGATTTAATCCTTTTTAATCTTATAAACGGAGAAAGTATTTTTTCAAAAGATAACTCTCTTGTATTATTTACTGACGCAAAAGAAAAATACAAAAGTTTATTTTACGATATTTTAAATGCCAGACATTCTGTGAATATTGAATATTTTATAATCAGAAATGACAGGCTTGGAAGAGATTTTATAAATCTGCTTTGCAAGAAAGCCAAAGAAGGTGTAAAAGTAAACCTTTTATATGACGAACTGGGAAGTTTTAAGACAACAATGAGAATGTTCAGACCACTTATAGAAGCAGGAGGAAATGTTTGCAGATTTTTAGGACCTATAGGTGTACTGAGGGTAAATAACAGAAATCACAGGAAAATAGCAATTATAGATGGTAAAATCGGTTATATAGGAGGAATGAACATCGGGCTTGAATACATGGGACTAAAAAAACCCTCTCCATGGAGAGATACCCATTTAAAAATTACAGGTTCTTCTGTTTATTCCCTTCAGGCAAGATTTTTAAATGACCTTGTAAACACCAATAAAGGACTAAGTAAAGAAAATTACAATTCTTTTTTCCCCGAATATAATTTTTGCGGCAACAAATGTATGCAGATTATTTCCTCAAATCCTGAAACAAAAAAAGAGGAAATTAAACTTTCCTTTCTTAAAATGATAAATAATGCCAAAAAAAGCATCTATATACAAACACCTTATTTCGTTCCTGATAATTCTTTAAAAGCAAGTCTTAAAATGGCATCGCTGTCAGGAGTTGATGTAAGGATTATGATACCGGGAAAACCTGACAAAAAATATATTTATTATATAACTTTGTCGCATATTGAAGAACTTTTAAAATGCGGAGTAAAATTTTATATTCACGATGGATTTTTACATTCTAAAACTATTATTACTGATTGTGAAATTACATCAATAGGAACGAGCAATTTTGATATAAGAAGTTTTTCATTAAACTATGAGGTTAATGCATTTATTTATGATAAAGATTTTGCACTAACAAACATAAACGCCTTTTTAAAAGATGTTGAAAAAAGCACTTCTTTAACATATGAAAGTTTTTTAAAAAGAAGTTTTTTAAAAAAACTTTGTGAAAAAGTGCTTAAAATATTTTCACCGTTTGCATAG
- a CDS encoding polyribonucleotide nucleotidyltransferase, translating to MFKVYETTLAGRPFIVETGKMAGLSNGSCLVRYGETAVLVNVTASQKPREGIDFFPLNVDFEERLYSVGKIPGSFMKREGKPTDKAILTSRLIDRPMRPLFPKDLRNDVSIVATVMSVEQDNSPEIAAMNGAALAVAISDIPFNGPIGAVNMGICDGEFVINPTSAQREISTLNLTVAASREKIVMIEAGAKEVSEEDMLKAIEIAHEEIKKMCDFIDMIAKEIGKEKFSYESIDVNHDLFDDVEKKFAEDVKKALVIIEKSERDKAIGVITDAAVEAFKEKYEEIIEAEIGEVMYKLQKKIVRAWLKDERKRVDGRGMDEIRPLSAEVDLLPRPHGSGMFTRGQTQVLSIVTLGLLSDMQKLDGIDEESSKRYIHHYNFPSYSVGETKPSRGPGRREVGHGALAERALEPVIPSEDVFPYSIRVVSEVLSSNGSTSQGSICGSTLALMAAGVPITAPVAGISCGLITDDNGFATMVDIQGLEDFYGDMDFKVGGTKKGITAIQVDIKVDGLTMEIIKEALEKTKKARYYILDEVMLKAIPEVRPELSKYAPKIMTMQIDVDKIRDVIGSGGKVIQKIIADTGVKIDIEDDGRVFIAANDTESGNKAVKIIEGIVKEIEVGEVYTGKVTRIMDFGAFVEVLPNKEGLCHISKLDFKRVNKVTDVVNVGDEIVVKVIEIDKMGRVNLSRKDALPKPETKEEVKEEKTEE from the coding sequence ATGTTTAAAGTTTATGAAACAACATTGGCAGGGCGTCCTTTTATTGTTGAAACAGGTAAAATGGCAGGATTGTCAAACGGCTCATGTCTTGTAAGATATGGGGAAACTGCAGTTTTAGTAAATGTAACTGCATCACAAAAACCAAGAGAAGGAATTGATTTCTTCCCTCTTAACGTTGACTTTGAAGAAAGATTATATTCAGTTGGTAAAATTCCTGGTTCTTTTATGAAAAGAGAAGGAAAACCTACTGACAAAGCAATTCTTACATCAAGACTTATTGACAGACCGATGCGTCCACTATTTCCTAAAGACTTAAGAAACGATGTTTCCATCGTTGCAACAGTTATGAGTGTTGAACAGGATAACTCTCCTGAAATTGCCGCTATGAACGGTGCAGCACTTGCAGTTGCAATTTCGGATATTCCGTTTAACGGACCAATCGGTGCAGTTAATATGGGTATATGTGACGGGGAATTCGTAATAAATCCAACAAGCGCACAAAGAGAAATTTCTACTCTTAATTTAACAGTTGCCGCATCAAGAGAAAAAATTGTTATGATTGAAGCAGGCGCTAAAGAAGTAAGCGAAGAAGATATGCTAAAAGCAATCGAAATCGCTCATGAAGAAATTAAGAAGATGTGCGACTTTATCGATATGATAGCAAAAGAAATCGGTAAAGAAAAGTTCTCATATGAATCAATCGATGTTAACCATGATTTATTTGATGATGTTGAGAAAAAATTTGCAGAAGATGTTAAAAAAGCACTTGTTATTATCGAAAAATCAGAAAGAGATAAAGCAATCGGCGTAATTACCGATGCAGCAGTTGAAGCATTTAAAGAAAAATACGAAGAAATCATTGAAGCTGAAATCGGCGAAGTAATGTATAAACTTCAAAAGAAAATAGTAAGAGCATGGTTAAAAGATGAAAGAAAAAGAGTTGACGGCAGAGGAATGGATGAAATAAGACCTCTGTCTGCAGAAGTTGACCTTCTTCCTCGTCCTCACGGCTCAGGTATGTTTACCCGTGGTCAGACTCAGGTTCTTTCTATAGTAACATTGGGACTTTTATCCGATATGCAGAAATTAGACGGAATTGACGAAGAAAGTTCAAAAAGATACATCCATCACTATAACTTCCCAAGTTATTCAGTAGGGGAAACAAAACCATCACGTGGTCCGGGAAGACGTGAAGTAGGTCACGGTGCTTTAGCTGAAAGAGCGTTAGAACCTGTTATTCCTTCCGAAGATGTGTTCCCATATTCTATAAGAGTTGTATCTGAAGTTTTATCTTCAAATGGTTCAACTTCTCAGGGAAGTATCTGTGGATCTACTTTAGCATTAATGGCTGCAGGTGTTCCGATTACTGCTCCTGTTGCAGGTATATCGTGCGGTCTTATTACTGATGATAACGGTTTTGCAACAATGGTAGATATTCAGGGCTTAGAAGACTTTTACGGAGATATGGACTTTAAAGTAGGTGGTACTAAAAAAGGTATTACTGCTATTCAGGTTGATATCAAAGTTGATGGTTTAACAATGGAAATAATAAAAGAAGCACTTGAAAAAACCAAGAAAGCAAGATACTACATTTTAGACGAAGTAATGTTAAAAGCAATTCCTGAAGTAAGACCTGAACTTTCAAAATATGCACCAAAAATTATGACAATGCAGATTGATGTTGATAAAATCAGAGATGTTATCGGCTCAGGCGGTAAAGTGATTCAGAAAATTATTGCTGATACAGGTGTTAAAATTGATATTGAAGATGACGGAAGAGTATTTATCGCTGCTAATGATACCGAATCAGGAAATAAAGCAGTTAAAATAATTGAAGGCATTGTTAAAGAAATAGAAGTTGGCGAAGTTTATACAGGTAAAGTTACAAGAATTATGGATTTCGGTGCTTTTGTTGAAGTTCTTCCTAATAAAGAAGGCCTTTGTCACATTTCAAAACTTGATTTTAAACGTGTTAACAAAGTAACAGATGTTGTTAATGTAGGTGACGAAATCGTTGTTAAAGTTATTGAAATTGACAAGATGGGAAGAGTAAATCTTTCAAGAAAAGATGCTTTACCAAAACCTGAAACAAAAGAAGAAGTTAAAGAAGAAAAAACTGAAGAATAA
- a CDS encoding LysR family transcriptional regulator, with the protein MDLLQLQYFLKLAKYQHVSRTADILHISQPALSATIKKLEKDLGAELFLRNGRNIVLSPYGKIFKGYVEDAFLSLENGRREIARIKKNDNLALNLGVLSPYMWNELIECFQNAHPEIKVHISSIEENNYYESIVSGEIDFYLGSINQIEKNYMSKIEYITLYEDDMVILMNKSHHFANKKQISLSECKNEDFINLNSNTSLQQFIDYLWKKAGIIPKTIMTCDYTLRDLMVSKKYGISITTMRAAKECNLSNVTFSKIKHPAEKRKLGLVWYHSNKAFTSAMQKFYNVATKMYNPKRDDLI; encoded by the coding sequence ATGGATTTATTACAACTTCAATATTTTCTGAAACTTGCAAAATATCAGCACGTATCCCGCACCGCAGACATACTTCACATTTCCCAACCTGCTTTGAGTGCAACCATAAAAAAACTTGAGAAGGATCTTGGTGCAGAATTATTTTTACGAAACGGGAGAAACATAGTCCTTTCCCCTTACGGCAAAATATTCAAAGGATATGTTGAAGATGCATTTTTGTCACTTGAGAACGGCAGACGGGAAATTGCCAGAATTAAAAAAAATGATAACCTGGCTTTAAATCTTGGAGTACTAAGCCCATATATGTGGAACGAACTTATTGAATGTTTTCAAAATGCTCATCCTGAGATTAAAGTTCATATAAGCTCTATTGAAGAAAATAATTACTATGAAAGTATTGTATCGGGAGAAATAGACTTTTATCTTGGAAGCATAAATCAGATAGAAAAAAACTATATGTCAAAAATTGAATATATAACTTTATATGAAGATGATATGGTTATTCTTATGAATAAATCTCATCATTTTGCAAACAAGAAACAAATATCACTTTCAGAATGTAAAAATGAAGACTTTATAAATCTTAACTCAAATACCAGTCTTCAGCAATTTATCGACTATTTGTGGAAAAAGGCAGGTATTATACCAAAAACTATTATGACTTGTGACTATACATTACGTGATTTAATGGTATCAAAAAAATACGGCATCAGCATTACTACAATGCGTGCCGCAAAAGAATGTAATTTATCAAATGTAACTTTTTCTAAAATCAAACACCCTGCAGAAAAAAGAAAACTCGGACTTGTATGGTATCACAGTAACAAAGCGTTCACCTCTGCTATGCAAAAATTTTATAATGTTGCAACAAAAATGTATAACCCTAAAAGAGATGATTTAATTTAA
- a CDS encoding pyridoxamine kinase — MKKLLKRIAAVNDLSTFGKCSLTAVIPTLSSMGYEVCPIVTSYLSYHTGFLEPANFDLSYTTKDIIEKLKNLNVEFDAVFTGYIPTVEQMETVKQFIIENKIKGNLILIDPVLGDDGKLYTYFDNNTVKKMRELCLYADIITPNYTEACFLANLPYKEKITRENARTLIDRINAMGIANKIIITSAPIDDKNCMIVSELGEMEIVECEYVKGEYCGAGDVFSSLVLGEYLGGKNILDSANCAHEILTEIIKETYNMGGTWEQGLVYEKFFKFREKIN; from the coding sequence ATGAAAAAATTATTAAAACGAATTGCAGCCGTTAACGATCTGTCAACATTCGGTAAATGTTCTTTGACTGCAGTAATACCGACCTTATCTTCAATGGGTTATGAAGTTTGCCCCATTGTTACATCATATCTTTCATATCATACAGGTTTTTTGGAACCTGCAAATTTTGATTTATCTTATACAACAAAAGATATAATAGAAAAGCTTAAAAATCTAAATGTAGAATTTGATGCAGTTTTCACAGGCTATATTCCAACAGTGGAGCAGATGGAAACTGTAAAACAATTTATTATAGAAAACAAAATTAAAGGAAACCTTATTCTTATTGATCCTGTTTTAGGCGATGACGGAAAGTTATATACATATTTTGATAATAATACAGTGAAAAAAATGAGAGAATTATGCCTGTATGCAGATATTATAACACCTAATTATACGGAAGCCTGTTTTCTTGCAAATCTTCCTTATAAAGAAAAAATCACAAGAGAAAATGCACGAACACTTATAGACAGGATAAATGCAATGGGAATAGCAAATAAAATAATTATAACATCTGCCCCCATTGATGATAAAAACTGTATGATAGTTTCAGAACTTGGCGAAATGGAAATAGTGGAATGTGAATATGTAAAAGGTGAGTATTGCGGAGCAGGAGATGTGTTTTCTTCACTTGTTTTAGGCGAGTATTTAGGCGGTAAAAACATTCTCGACTCTGCAAATTGCGCTCATGAAATTTTAACAGAAATTATTAAGGAAACCTACAATATGGGAGGAACATGGGAACAAGGTTTAGTTTATGAAAAATTCTTTAAATTTAGAGAAAAAATAAATTGA
- the rpsO gene encoding 30S ribosomal protein S15 → MLKERKQELITTYQLKDGDTGSPEVQIAILTERINHLTEHLKTHKKDHHSRRGLLMMVGKRKNLLSYLMKKDIERYRAIIEKLNIRK, encoded by the coding sequence ATGCTTAAAGAAAGAAAGCAGGAACTTATCACAACTTATCAATTAAAAGACGGTGATACAGGTTCTCCGGAAGTTCAGATTGCTATATTAACTGAAAGAATCAATCATTTAACAGAGCATCTTAAAACTCACAAAAAAGACCACCACTCAAGAAGAGGTCTTTTAATGATGGTTGGTAAAAGAAAAAATCTTTTATCTTATCTTATGAAAAAAGATATTGAAAGATACAGAGCAATCATTGAAAAGTTGAACATCAGAAAGTAG
- a CDS encoding dihydroorotate dehydrogenase, which produces MSILKTSICGVEFKNPVITSSGTFGFGTEYNRYYDVSKLGGICLKGLTLKARQGNPPKRIAETPMGILNSVGLQNPGVETFCKNMLPFIRKFDTNLIANISGNTIEEYCEMVEILSDSSIDMIEMNISCPNVKKGGLNFGTDPKMVEEITSEVKKHCKKPLIVKLTPNVTDITEIAKSAESGGADALSLINTLLGMKIDINTRRPVLYNNMGGLSGPCIKPVAVRMVWQVRNACKLPIIGMGGISNWEDAVEFMMAGADIVSVGTANFIDPFAPLNIVSGLEEYVKKNNLESISEIVGTVIPNGK; this is translated from the coding sequence ATGAGTATTTTAAAAACTTCGATTTGCGGTGTGGAATTTAAAAACCCTGTAATAACAAGTTCGGGAACATTTGGTTTCGGAACTGAATATAACAGATATTATGATGTTTCAAAGTTAGGCGGAATATGCTTAAAAGGTTTGACACTTAAAGCACGTCAGGGAAATCCTCCTAAAAGAATTGCTGAAACACCTATGGGGATACTGAACAGTGTCGGTCTTCAGAATCCGGGTGTTGAAACTTTTTGTAAGAATATGCTTCCGTTTATAAGAAAGTTTGATACTAACCTTATTGCCAATATTTCAGGAAATACAATTGAAGAATACTGTGAGATGGTAGAAATTCTGTCCGATTCATCTATCGATATGATAGAAATGAATATATCCTGCCCGAATGTTAAAAAAGGCGGTCTTAATTTTGGAACAGATCCTAAAATGGTAGAAGAAATTACGTCAGAAGTTAAAAAGCACTGCAAAAAACCTCTTATTGTAAAACTTACACCTAATGTTACCGATATCACAGAAATTGCAAAATCTGCTGAATCAGGTGGTGCAGATGCCTTGTCTTTAATAAATACTCTTCTTGGTATGAAAATAGATATTAATACAAGACGCCCTGTACTTTATAATAATATGGGTGGGCTTTCAGGGCCTTGTATAAAACCTGTTGCAGTAAGAATGGTATGGCAGGTAAGAAATGCTTGCAAACTACCTATTATCGGTATGGGTGGTATTTCTAATTGGGAGGATGCAGTTGAGTTTATGATGGCAGGGGCTGATATTGTTTCTGTCGGTACTGCAAACTTTATTGATCCGTTTGCACCGCTTAATATTGTTTCAGGGTTAGAAGAATACGTAAAGAAAAATAATCTTGAAAGTATTTCCGAAATTGTCGGAACAGTTATCCCTAATGGGAAGTAA